Proteins from a genomic interval of Rhizobium etli CFN 42:
- a CDS encoding ArnT family glycosyltransferase → MTDIRELTQAEGRQYQQQTTGRDMARRNYLNLDTGILLAILFIAVVFRFHKITLPLVDGFSWREISTAMMADNFQQRSWNIFFPEVSWTGPGPSYQGREFQIVSYITALLYQLFGWHDWYGRVVAAVFGMVTVFSLHRLTALCWGKMHAHAAALAYALMPATIMIDSSFLPDPVMLALATLGVWLFVKYWAGGNGWLLPLATASISLGALSKPPGLVAGAVIFYLMVCWIQEKKQKQATRVFLWGLVSLAIVAAYYSWAIYLGRNYPPFHIAGSGGYIWDDGFWAYVKNRFYVKSAWNTWVWWFYGSPFLMLLAVGLWIPPRPAEDPEQRRLSAIPYVWLAAATILYLAAAGEITANVWNFHIFHVPVAMFSGHGALLLATLSPRAVLKPAVALRAICIVAVALAGSTLPLVRTMKKPVAMKGKLLGEELARLAKPGDLVVATAPDVGDPIAVYYSRARGWVFPPGGGDADWSKFVADDATAIAQLEELRAQGADLFGVTKNATDHADLRFFEHHVGVIDYLDKTATKLVDSDDLLVYRITRP, encoded by the coding sequence ATGACGGACATCCGGGAATTGACCCAGGCCGAAGGTCGGCAATATCAGCAGCAGACGACCGGCCGGGACATGGCTCGCCGCAACTACCTGAACCTGGACACGGGGATCCTGCTGGCGATCCTGTTCATTGCGGTCGTCTTTAGGTTCCACAAAATCACCTTGCCGCTGGTCGACGGCTTCAGTTGGCGCGAGATAAGCACCGCGATGATGGCCGATAATTTCCAGCAGCGCAGCTGGAACATCTTCTTTCCAGAGGTCAGCTGGACCGGTCCCGGACCAAGCTATCAGGGCCGCGAATTCCAGATCGTCAGCTATATCACCGCCCTTCTCTATCAGCTCTTCGGCTGGCATGACTGGTACGGCCGTGTGGTTGCGGCTGTCTTCGGTATGGTGACGGTATTTTCTCTGCACAGGCTGACGGCGCTGTGCTGGGGCAAGATGCACGCCCATGCGGCGGCGCTTGCCTATGCGCTGATGCCGGCGACGATCATGATCGACAGCTCGTTTCTTCCAGATCCCGTGATGCTGGCGCTCGCGACCCTCGGCGTCTGGCTGTTCGTCAAATACTGGGCCGGCGGCAACGGCTGGCTCTTGCCCCTCGCCACGGCGAGCATCTCGCTCGGCGCACTGTCAAAGCCGCCAGGCCTCGTCGCCGGCGCCGTCATCTTCTATTTGATGGTTTGCTGGATTCAGGAGAAGAAGCAGAAGCAGGCAACCCGGGTCTTCCTATGGGGGCTTGTGAGCCTGGCTATCGTCGCCGCTTATTACAGCTGGGCCATTTATCTCGGCCGTAATTATCCGCCGTTTCATATCGCCGGCAGCGGCGGCTATATTTGGGATGACGGCTTCTGGGCATACGTCAAGAACAGGTTCTACGTCAAATCGGCGTGGAACACGTGGGTCTGGTGGTTCTACGGCTCTCCATTCTTGATGCTGCTGGCGGTCGGCTTATGGATACCGCCCAGACCCGCTGAAGACCCGGAGCAACGCAGACTTTCGGCCATTCCCTATGTCTGGCTGGCAGCGGCCACGATCCTCTATCTGGCGGCGGCGGGCGAGATCACCGCCAATGTGTGGAACTTCCACATCTTTCATGTGCCGGTCGCGATGTTCTCAGGCCACGGCGCGCTTCTCCTGGCAACGCTGTCACCGAGGGCCGTTCTTAAGCCGGCTGTGGCGCTTCGCGCGATCTGCATCGTCGCCGTGGCGCTTGCCGGGTCGACCCTTCCCCTCGTCAGGACGATGAAGAAGCCAGTCGCCATGAAGGGCAAACTGCTTGGCGAGGAACTGGCGCGGTTGGCGAAACCGGGCGATCTCGTCGTCGCCACCGCGCCAGACGTCGGCGACCCCATCGCAGTCTATTACAGCAGGGCGCGCGGCTGGGTGTTCCCGCCTGGAGGAGGCGATGCGGACTGGTCGAAATTCGTCGCGGATGACGCCACTGCGATCGCGCAGCTCGAGGAACTGCGCGCGCAAGGCGCGGATCTGTTCGGCGTGACTAAGAACGCCACCGACCACGCGGACTTGCGATTCTTCGAGCATCATGTTGGCGTCATCGATTATCTGGACAAGACCGCAACCAAGCTTGTGGATTCGGACGATTTGCTGGTCTACAGAATCACCCGTCCATGA
- a CDS encoding marine proteobacterial sortase target protein has product MFLEDEFTIGRMRMRRISISCLVAVTAFVACIAAMLGLASAARAETRQASGQLAALVRPNDVNSGSLLFPSKEPGFYVEAPRLKTDVAIDVSGPIARVKVTQRFQNPSQGWIEGTYVFPLPDNSAVDALKMQIGDRFIEGQIKPRQEAREIYEQAKAEGKKTALLEQQRPNIFTNQVANIGPGEEIVVQIEYQQTVHQSGGEFSLRFPMVVAPRYNPAPIVQTVDFNNGAGFAIPRDPVQNREKIEAPVLDPRENARINPVSLTVNLKAGFPLGEVKSSFHDVDIGQDGDQARTISLKGDAVPADKDFELTWKAAPGKTPSAGLFREAIDGKTYLLAFVTPPTAPDAAAPSKREVVFVIDNSGSMSGQSIEQARQSLALAISRLNPNDRFNVIRFDDTMTDYFKGLVAATPDNREKAVAYVRSLTADGGTEMLPALEDALRNQGPVASGALRQVVFLTDGAIGNEQQLFQEITANRGDARVFTVGIGSAPNTYFMTKAAEVGRGTFTQIGSTDQVASRMSELFAKLQNPTMTDIAASFEGIEAEDITPNPMPDLYSGEPVVLTAELPQDKAAGKLQIVGKTGDQPWRVEMDIANAAVGSGISKLWARRKIDDLEARAYERQDPAALDKDIEAVALAHHLVSRVTSLVAVDVTPSRPANEPLGSAKLPLNLPEGWDFGKVFGEKAVPSGGAERHGAATPAGSAEPQRAAAATQDLAASPEIANLMAAAPTAKAATLIAQKSSTVNLPQTATRADEQIMRGLTMLLLALAAASGLAIWRRRLKGLASAGAKRDGF; this is encoded by the coding sequence ATGTTTCTGGAAGATGAGTTCACCATCGGGCGCATGCGCATGCGCCGGATCTCCATTTCATGTCTTGTCGCCGTCACCGCCTTTGTCGCCTGCATCGCCGCGATGCTGGGGCTTGCCTCCGCCGCCCGCGCCGAGACGCGGCAGGCATCCGGTCAGCTCGCGGCCCTTGTGCGGCCGAACGACGTCAATAGCGGCTCGCTGCTCTTCCCGTCGAAGGAACCGGGTTTTTATGTCGAAGCGCCGCGGCTGAAGACCGATGTCGCAATCGATGTCTCCGGTCCGATCGCCAGGGTGAAGGTCACCCAGCGTTTCCAGAACCCGAGCCAGGGCTGGATCGAGGGCACCTACGTCTTCCCGCTGCCCGACAATTCGGCCGTTGACGCGCTGAAGATGCAGATCGGCGATCGCTTCATCGAAGGCCAGATCAAGCCGCGCCAGGAAGCCCGCGAGATCTATGAGCAGGCGAAGGCCGAGGGCAAGAAGACGGCGCTGCTCGAACAGCAGCGACCCAACATCTTCACCAACCAGGTCGCCAATATCGGTCCCGGCGAAGAGATCGTCGTGCAGATCGAATATCAGCAGACGGTCCATCAGTCCGGCGGTGAATTCTCGCTGCGCTTCCCGATGGTCGTTGCGCCGCGCTATAATCCGGCGCCGATCGTCCAGACCGTGGACTTCAACAACGGTGCCGGTTTCGCAATACCACGAGACCCGGTGCAAAATCGGGAGAAGATCGAAGCCCCGGTGCTCGATCCGCGCGAGAACGCCAGGATCAACCCCGTCTCGCTGACCGTCAACCTCAAGGCCGGCTTCCCGCTCGGTGAGGTCAAATCCTCATTCCACGACGTCGATATCGGACAGGACGGCGACCAGGCGAGAACGATCAGCCTGAAAGGAGACGCGGTTCCGGCCGACAAGGATTTCGAGCTCACCTGGAAAGCCGCTCCGGGGAAGACGCCGAGTGCCGGCCTCTTCCGCGAAGCGATTGATGGCAAGACCTATCTGCTTGCCTTCGTCACCCCGCCAACCGCGCCGGATGCTGCAGCGCCATCAAAACGTGAGGTGGTTTTCGTCATCGACAATTCCGGCTCCATGTCCGGCCAGTCGATCGAGCAGGCAAGGCAGAGCCTGGCGCTGGCAATCTCCAGATTGAACCCGAACGACCGCTTCAACGTCATCCGTTTCGACGACACGATGACCGATTATTTCAAGGGCCTCGTCGCCGCCACTCCTGATAATCGTGAAAAAGCCGTCGCTTACGTCCGGAGCCTGACCGCCGATGGCGGCACGGAAATGCTGCCGGCCCTTGAGGATGCGCTGCGCAACCAGGGCCCGGTCGCAAGCGGTGCGCTGCGCCAGGTCGTATTCCTGACCGATGGCGCGATCGGCAACGAACAACAGCTCTTCCAAGAAATCACCGCCAACCGTGGCGATGCCCGCGTCTTTACCGTCGGCATCGGCTCGGCGCCGAACACCTATTTCATGACCAAAGCCGCAGAGGTCGGCCGCGGCACCTTCACCCAGATCGGCTCGACCGATCAGGTGGCAAGCCGCATGAGCGAACTCTTCGCCAAGCTGCAGAACCCGACAATGACCGATATTGCCGCTAGCTTCGAAGGCATAGAGGCCGAGGATATCACGCCGAACCCGATGCCCGACCTCTATAGCGGCGAGCCCGTCGTTCTGACGGCGGAACTGCCGCAGGACAAGGCTGCCGGCAAGCTGCAGATCGTCGGCAAGACGGGCGACCAGCCCTGGCGGGTCGAGATGGACATCGCCAATGCCGCCGTCGGCAGCGGCATTTCCAAGCTCTGGGCGCGGCGCAAGATCGATGATCTCGAGGCCCGCGCCTATGAGCGCCAGGATCCCGCCGCACTCGACAAGGACATCGAGGCGGTGGCGCTTGCCCACCACCTCGTCTCGCGCGTCACCAGTTTAGTCGCCGTCGACGTCACGCCGTCGCGGCCAGCCAACGAACCGCTCGGCTCGGCGAAGCTGCCGCTCAACTTGCCGGAGGGCTGGGACTTCGGGAAGGTCTTCGGCGAAAAGGCTGTCCCGTCTGGCGGCGCCGAGCGCCACGGCGCGGCCACGCCGGCTGGAAGCGCCGAACCGCAACGGGCCGCAGCCGCAACCCAGGATCTCGCCGCATCGCCCGAGATCGCCAACTTGATGGCCGCGGCGCCGACGGCAAAAGCCGCCACGCTGATCGCGCAGAAGAGCTCGACGGTGAACCTGCCGCAGACGGCGACACGCGCCGACGAGCAGATCATGCGCGGACTCACCATGCTGCTGCTGGCGCTGGCGGCGGCGAGCGGGCTCGCCATCTGGCGCCGCCGCCTCAAGGGTCTCGCCTCGGCCGGAGCCAAGCGCGATGGTTTCTAG
- a CDS encoding class GN sortase, whose amino-acid sequence MVSSKNQEAAEFEPLPTYLELAMAAATAHDAPKARRRKGFFLWRLSPIEKTIAFAIAGLAFYGLALIGDGFLLKAKAEISQVLLKRAFAAELSGKETKPWPWADFTTEARVRAPRLGKEAIVLSGASGEALAFGPAWLANTPQPGDEGTSVIAAHRDTHFRWLQYIRPGDTIEVTRRDGKLLTFKAGEGRIAPWDASGIDPSSDGRRLVLTTCWPFDATERGRLRYILEAELVDGNATGSIQPANTKPLLQTD is encoded by the coding sequence ATGGTTTCTAGCAAAAATCAGGAAGCGGCCGAATTCGAGCCGCTGCCGACCTATCTGGAACTCGCCATGGCCGCCGCCACGGCACACGACGCGCCGAAGGCGCGGAGGAGAAAGGGTTTCTTCCTCTGGCGTCTTTCGCCGATCGAAAAGACGATCGCCTTCGCCATTGCCGGTCTCGCCTTCTACGGCCTGGCGCTGATCGGCGACGGATTCCTGCTGAAGGCGAAGGCGGAAATCTCGCAAGTCCTGCTGAAACGTGCTTTTGCCGCCGAACTGAGCGGCAAGGAGACGAAGCCCTGGCCCTGGGCCGATTTCACCACGGAAGCCAGGGTGCGCGCGCCGCGGCTCGGCAAGGAGGCGATCGTGCTTTCCGGCGCCTCCGGGGAGGCGCTCGCCTTCGGTCCGGCCTGGCTTGCCAATACACCGCAGCCGGGCGACGAGGGCACCTCCGTCATCGCCGCCCATCGCGACACCCATTTCCGCTGGCTGCAATATATAAGGCCGGGCGATACGATCGAAGTTACCCGCCGCGACGGCAAGCTACTGACCTTCAAGGCCGGCGAAGGCCGCATTGCCCCCTGGGACGCAAGCGGCATCGACCCCTCCTCCGATGGCCGCCGCCTCGTACTGACCACCTGCTGGCCCTTCGATGCGACCGAACGCGGGCGGCTGCGCTACATCCTCGAAGCCGAACTGGTTGATGGTAACGCGACCGGCTCCATTCAACCGGCAAACACAAAGCCGTTATTACAGACAGACTGA
- a CDS encoding PQQ-dependent sugar dehydrogenase, whose amino-acid sequence MTRISALHFVAALVLFGATSANAADIVNTQGPTVRVEKLVDGLEHPWAVEVLPDGAYLVTERPGRMRIIRDGKLSEPIGNVPKVSARGQGGLMDVALAPDFATSRKLYFTAAIANRQGSGTEAFSATLSADEKTLEAVTPIFTMKRFTLGNIQYGARIAIAPDGTLFISVGDRGDRDRSQDWQDDAGSIVHINADGSTPADNPFKDGGKALPEIWSKGHRNPQGITFDARDGKLYTVEHGARGGDEINQLGAGKNYGWPIITYGRDYSGAEIGEGTAKEGLEQPLHYWDPSIAPGALAVYRGAMFPEWDGDFLVAALKFQLLSRMQRDESGAFVAEERLFKGDYGRIRDVIVAPDGALLMVTDEDDGALIRVSRAQASNG is encoded by the coding sequence ATGACGAGAATATCCGCCTTGCATTTTGTCGCGGCGCTGGTTCTGTTCGGCGCCACATCGGCCAATGCGGCCGATATCGTCAACACGCAGGGTCCCACGGTTCGCGTCGAAAAACTAGTCGATGGCCTCGAACACCCCTGGGCGGTCGAAGTCTTGCCCGACGGCGCCTATCTCGTCACCGAGCGACCGGGCCGCATGCGCATTATCCGTGATGGCAAGCTTTCCGAGCCGATCGGCAACGTGCCCAAGGTCAGCGCCCGCGGCCAGGGCGGCCTTATGGACGTGGCGCTTGCCCCGGACTTTGCCACGAGCAGAAAACTCTATTTCACCGCTGCCATTGCCAACAGACAGGGCTCCGGCACCGAGGCTTTCAGCGCGACGCTGTCCGCCGACGAAAAGACGCTTGAGGCGGTGACGCCCATCTTCACCATGAAGCGCTTCACATTGGGCAACATCCAATATGGCGCGCGCATCGCGATTGCCCCTGATGGCACGCTGTTCATCAGCGTCGGCGACCGCGGCGACCGCGACCGATCGCAGGACTGGCAGGACGATGCCGGCTCAATCGTCCACATCAATGCCGACGGCAGCACCCCCGCCGACAATCCGTTCAAGGACGGCGGCAAAGCGCTGCCGGAGATCTGGTCGAAAGGCCACCGCAATCCGCAGGGCATCACCTTCGATGCCAGGGACGGCAAGCTCTACACCGTCGAGCACGGCGCACGCGGCGGCGACGAGATCAATCAGCTCGGAGCCGGCAAGAATTACGGTTGGCCTATCATCACCTACGGCCGTGACTATTCGGGCGCCGAGATCGGCGAAGGCACCGCCAAGGAAGGGCTGGAGCAGCCGCTGCACTATTGGGACCCTTCGATCGCGCCCGGCGCGCTCGCTGTCTATCGCGGCGCAATGTTCCCGGAATGGGACGGCGACTTCCTCGTCGCGGCGCTGAAATTCCAGCTGCTCTCGCGCATGCAGCGCGACGAGAGCGGCGCTTTCGTCGCCGAGGAGCGCTTGTTCAAGGGCGATTACGGGCGCATCCGCGACGTCATTGTAGCGCCCGACGGCGCACTGCTGATGGTGACGGACGAGGACGACGGCGCGCTGATCCGGGTCTCGCGCGCTCAGGCCAGCAACGGTTGA
- a CDS encoding DMT family transporter, translating into MTRIQANLLLLFAAAIWGGGFVAQSTAMKAIGPFWFIVLRFAVATLAVLPFVLLEARKAKAKTSARHAKLYILTGLALFSGAATQQVGLQTTTVTNSSFITGLYVVFVPLIAVFFLRRTPHWIIWPGALMALAGIYLLSGGQLSALTPGDLLTVVCAVFWAIQITLAGTTVSESGRPLALTATQFAVTTVCALSIAVVVEPISPSAIWAAAPEVLYVGIFSSGLAFVLQVIAQRYTTPSQAAIFLSSEALFGASLAALILGESMPATGYTGCALMFIAMLVVEIVPGFTRRRLSAV; encoded by the coding sequence ATGACGCGCATTCAGGCGAACCTCCTCCTGTTGTTTGCCGCCGCCATCTGGGGCGGCGGGTTCGTCGCGCAATCGACGGCGATGAAGGCGATCGGCCCCTTCTGGTTCATCGTCCTGCGTTTTGCTGTCGCCACATTGGCCGTCTTGCCTTTCGTTCTTCTGGAAGCGCGCAAGGCAAAGGCGAAGACCAGCGCACGCCATGCCAAGCTCTATATCCTTACCGGCCTTGCCCTTTTCAGCGGCGCCGCCACGCAGCAGGTCGGGCTGCAGACGACGACGGTGACGAATTCCAGCTTCATCACCGGCCTCTATGTCGTCTTCGTGCCGCTCATTGCCGTGTTTTTCCTGCGCCGCACCCCGCATTGGATTATCTGGCCGGGGGCGCTGATGGCACTCGCCGGCATCTATCTCCTGTCCGGCGGTCAGCTCTCGGCGCTCACGCCAGGCGATCTCCTGACCGTGGTCTGCGCCGTCTTCTGGGCGATCCAGATCACTCTTGCTGGCACGACCGTCTCCGAGAGCGGAAGGCCTCTCGCGCTGACGGCCACGCAATTTGCCGTCACCACGGTTTGCGCGCTTTCCATCGCCGTCGTCGTCGAACCGATCAGCCCTTCGGCGATTTGGGCCGCAGCACCTGAGGTCCTCTATGTCGGCATCTTCTCGTCCGGCTTGGCCTTCGTCTTGCAGGTGATCGCCCAGCGCTACACGACGCCGTCGCAGGCAGCGATCTTCCTGTCATCCGAAGCGCTCTTCGGCGCATCGCTCGCAGCCCTGATTCTCGGTGAGTCGATGCCGGCGACAGGATATACAGGTTGTGCGCTAATGTTTATCGCTATGCTTGTAGTCGAGATCGTACCCGGATTCACTCGCCGCCGCCTGTCAGCCGTCTGA
- a CDS encoding cold-shock protein — translation MAETGTVKFFNTDKGFGFIKPDRGGADIFVHISAVQASGLAGLTENQKVSFDTEPDRRGKGPKAVNLQIAG, via the coding sequence ATGGCCGAGACTGGCACTGTAAAATTCTTCAATACCGACAAGGGCTTTGGCTTCATCAAGCCGGACCGGGGCGGCGCCGATATCTTCGTTCACATTTCTGCCGTACAGGCCTCAGGGCTGGCCGGTTTGACGGAAAATCAGAAGGTAAGCTTCGACACGGAGCCGGATCGCCGCGGCAAGGGCCCGAAGGCCGTCAATCTGCAGATTGCGGGCTGA
- a CDS encoding BA14K family protein, with protein MNRLAKTLLLTATAAALTLSAIGEASARDRHWRRNDALVGGAVGLATGLIVGSAIANANNGPVYDEPRYIDPPYEPDYYEPAPVYRAPRRVYVEEPRYVEQPRYYAPVRTAVEPWSPQWERYCSYRYRSFDPRSGTYIGNDGRSHFCTAG; from the coding sequence ATGAACAGGCTTGCCAAAACTCTTCTGCTGACGGCAACGGCTGCCGCACTCACCCTCTCCGCCATCGGCGAAGCATCAGCTCGAGACCGTCATTGGCGCCGCAATGACGCGCTGGTTGGTGGCGCCGTCGGACTTGCGACGGGTCTGATCGTCGGCTCGGCTATCGCGAATGCCAATAACGGCCCTGTTTACGATGAACCTCGCTACATCGACCCGCCCTACGAGCCGGATTACTATGAACCCGCTCCCGTCTATCGCGCCCCGCGCCGCGTCTACGTTGAAGAGCCGCGCTATGTCGAGCAGCCGCGATACTATGCGCCCGTCCGCACGGCCGTGGAGCCCTGGTCGCCGCAATGGGAGCGCTACTGCTCTTACCGTTACCGCTCCTTCGATCCGCGCAGCGGCACCTATATCGGCAATGATGGCCGCAGCCACTTCTGCACCGCCGGCTGA
- a CDS encoding oxidoreductase, whose protein sequence is MSKVWLITGSSRGLGRALAEAVLASGDYLVATARNPEQLADLSKRYGHQVLTFALDVTDEAAATATVEAAVKTFGRIDVLVNNAGYGNVGSIEDTSLADFRAQIETNLLGTIIMSKAVIALMRGQGDGHIIQFSSVGGRIGPAGRGAYSAAKFGVEGFSEVLTKEVSPFGIKVTVIEPGGFRTDFAGASTVLAEGRAEYAETVGATVRFQREYDGRQPGDPAKAAAVVIHIAGLEEPPFRLLLGSDAVRNVEKADAARIAADREWRAVSVSTDFEPGADIGPMPWEKKAG, encoded by the coding sequence ATGTCGAAGGTTTGGTTAATTACTGGGAGTTCGCGCGGTCTCGGCCGGGCGCTGGCGGAGGCGGTTCTGGCCTCCGGCGATTATTTGGTGGCGACGGCACGTAATCCGGAACAGCTTGCCGATCTTTCCAAGCGCTATGGGCATCAGGTTCTGACGTTTGCGCTCGACGTCACGGACGAGGCGGCAGCGACCGCGACCGTCGAAGCAGCGGTTAAAACGTTCGGCCGTATCGACGTGCTCGTCAACAATGCTGGCTACGGCAATGTCGGCTCGATCGAGGATACCAGCCTTGCCGATTTTCGCGCGCAGATCGAAACCAACCTGCTCGGCACGATCATCATGAGCAAGGCGGTGATTGCGCTGATGCGTGGGCAGGGGGACGGACATATCATCCAGTTTTCTTCCGTCGGCGGCCGCATCGGGCCCGCCGGACGCGGCGCCTATTCGGCAGCGAAATTCGGTGTCGAGGGTTTCTCCGAGGTGCTGACGAAAGAGGTTTCACCATTCGGCATCAAGGTGACGGTAATCGAGCCCGGCGGCTTCCGGACGGATTTCGCCGGCGCCTCGACCGTGCTTGCCGAGGGGCGGGCGGAATATGCGGAAACCGTCGGCGCCACGGTGCGCTTCCAGCGCGAGTATGACGGCCGTCAGCCCGGCGATCCGGCCAAAGCGGCTGCGGTCGTTATCCACATTGCCGGTCTCGAGGAGCCGCCGTTCCGGCTGCTGCTCGGCAGTGATGCGGTGCGCAATGTCGAGAAAGCGGATGCAGCGCGCATCGCAGCCGACCGGGAATGGCGCGCCGTCAGCGTCTCGACCGATTTCGAGCCTGGCGCCGACATAGGGCCGATGCCTTGGGAAAAGAAAGCCGGGTGA
- a CDS encoding winged helix-turn-helix transcriptional regulator: protein MFYRFQSKEGTNTIHTHLEVTKVAGDIFDFCSDMSDEQDARARTLIERAAAKWPLRILHVLSDAGAPLRFSRLMERVEGISQKVLTQTLRSLESDGLIIRTLYPEVPPRVEYELTPLGRDLLMQVATLWRWIVERLGDFDARKAVKLTAMGI from the coding sequence ATGTTCTATCGTTTCCAATCGAAAGAAGGTACCAACACGATCCATACACACCTCGAGGTAACAAAAGTGGCCGGCGACATATTCGATTTCTGCAGCGACATGTCGGATGAACAGGATGCCCGGGCGCGCACCCTGATTGAACGGGCGGCGGCGAAATGGCCGCTGCGCATACTGCACGTGCTCTCCGACGCGGGGGCACCCTTACGCTTCTCGCGTCTGATGGAGCGAGTCGAGGGCATCAGTCAGAAGGTGCTGACGCAGACTCTGCGCAGCCTCGAAAGCGATGGCCTGATCATTCGCACCCTCTATCCCGAGGTGCCTCCGCGTGTCGAATATGAATTGACGCCGCTCGGCCGCGACCTCCTCATGCAGGTCGCAACGCTCTGGCGGTGGATCGTCGAGCGCCTCGGCGATTTCGATGCGCGCAAAGCCGTAAAGCTCACGGCAATGGGCATTTAA
- a CDS encoding ATP-binding protein, translating into MVTMDSLRREDRAPAAGWRWIVRWLRRRLPTGLYARSLLIIIIPMVLLQSVVAAVFMERHWQMVTERLSLAVTRDIAAIIEIVETYPQNSDYSEIIRIARDQLNLQISIEPDGDLPPPRVKPFFSILDGILSDEITDEIHRPFWIDTVGNSNLVEIRIKLENKILRVLAKRSQTYASNTHIFIVWMVGTSLVLLGISILFLRGQIRPILMLARAAESFGKGQKPDNFYPRGADEVRRAGLAFILMRERIERQIEQRTAMLSGVSHDLRTILTRFKLQLALAGDNPDLHGLNDDVNDMQTMLEAYMAFARGEVEEDVGELKLSEIFAKLESDFALHGKTFNYSIEGDDDISVRPNAFMRLVTNLASNARRYANRLDIEAKHSAKWLTVIFDDDGPGIPEKNREDVFKPFFRLDTARNLDASGTGLGLAIARDIARSHGGNVTLSDSPLGGLRATIRIPA; encoded by the coding sequence ATGGTGACAATGGACAGTTTGCGGCGGGAAGACCGCGCTCCGGCGGCGGGCTGGCGCTGGATCGTCCGCTGGCTGCGGCGCCGATTGCCCACCGGGCTCTACGCGCGCTCGCTGCTGATCATCATCATCCCGATGGTGCTGCTGCAATCCGTCGTCGCCGCCGTCTTCATGGAGCGTCACTGGCAAATGGTGACCGAGCGGCTGTCGCTCGCCGTCACCCGCGACATTGCCGCGATCATCGAGATCGTCGAAACCTATCCGCAGAATTCGGACTATAGCGAGATCATCCGCATCGCGCGCGATCAGCTCAACCTGCAGATTTCGATCGAGCCGGACGGTGATCTGCCGCCGCCGCGCGTCAAGCCCTTCTTTTCGATCCTTGACGGCATCCTCAGCGATGAGATCACCGACGAAATTCACCGGCCTTTCTGGATCGACACGGTCGGCAACTCGAATCTCGTCGAGATCCGGATCAAGCTCGAGAACAAGATCCTGCGGGTGCTGGCTAAACGCAGTCAGACCTATGCCTCCAACACCCATATCTTCATCGTCTGGATGGTCGGCACGTCGCTGGTGCTGCTCGGCATTTCGATCCTCTTTCTGCGCGGGCAGATCCGGCCGATCCTGATGCTGGCGCGGGCTGCCGAAAGCTTCGGCAAAGGGCAGAAGCCCGACAATTTCTATCCGCGCGGCGCCGACGAGGTCCGGCGCGCCGGCCTTGCCTTCATTCTGATGCGCGAACGCATCGAGCGGCAGATCGAGCAACGCACGGCAATGCTTTCCGGCGTCAGCCACGATCTGCGAACCATCCTCACCCGCTTCAAACTCCAACTGGCGCTCGCCGGCGATAATCCCGACCTGCATGGTCTCAACGATGACGTCAATGACATGCAGACAATGCTGGAGGCCTATATGGCCTTTGCCCGCGGCGAGGTCGAGGAAGATGTCGGCGAGTTGAAGCTCAGCGAGATCTTCGCCAAGCTCGAGTCCGACTTCGCCCTGCACGGCAAGACGTTCAACTATTCGATCGAGGGCGACGACGATATCTCCGTAAGGCCGAACGCCTTCATGCGTTTGGTCACCAACCTCGCCTCGAATGCGCGCCGCTATGCCAACAGGCTCGACATCGAGGCGAAGCACAGTGCCAAGTGGCTGACCGTCATCTTCGATGATGACGGACCCGGCATTCCCGAAAAGAACCGGGAAGACGTGTTCAAGCCATTCTTCCGGCTGGATACGGCGCGCAACCTCGATGCATCAGGGACGGGACTTGGTCTTGCAATCGCCCGTGATATTGCCCGCAGTCATGGCGGCAACGTCACGCTCTCCGACAGCCCGCTCGGGGGCTTGAGAGCGACGATCCGCATTCCGGCTTAA